From the Nostoc sp. PCC 7107 genome, the window GCCCCACCACAATTACCGAACGGCCAGAGTAGTCAACTCGTTTACCCAACAAGTTTTGCCGGAAGCGTCCTTGCTTACCTTCAATAATGTCAGATAAAGATTTTAGCGGTCGGTTATTAGCACCAACTACCGTGCGACCCCGACGACCGTTGTCAATCAAAGCATCTACTGCTTCTTGCAGCATCCGCTTTTCGTTCCGCACAATAATTTCTGGTGCCAAAATTTCTTGTAGGCGTGCCAGGCGGTTATTGCGGTTAATTACCCGTCTATATAAATCATTCAAGTCACTTGTAGCAAACCTCCCACCATCTAGTTGCACCATTGGGCGCAAATCAGGGGGAATCACAGGGATAACTGTCATTACCATCCATTCTGGTTTAGAGCCAGTCGCAATGAAGTTATCAATTACCCGTAAGCGCTTAATCAGTTTTGCTCGTTTTTGCCCTTTAGCTGTACTAATTTCTTCGCGCAGACTTTCTGCTTCTTGCTCTAAATTAATATCAGCTAACAAACGCAGCAGTGCTTCCGCACCAATACCTACCTCTACCCCTTGTAAGGTAGAATCTTCGCTATAAATTTGGTCTTCAATTTCTAACCACTGGTCTTCGCTCAGTAGTTGCTTATAAGTTAAAGTTTCGGCATTACCAGGGCTGAGAACAACATAAGAGTTGAAATAAACTATTTGCTCTACATCCCGCAAAGGCATATCCAACAGAATGGCAATATAACTGGGGATACCTTTGAGATACCAAACGTGGGCTACCGGTGCTGCGAGTTTGATATACCCCATCCGATGGCGACGCACTCTAGATTCGGTAACTTCTACACCACAGCGTTCGCAAACAATACCTCTATGACGAACTCTCTTATACTTACCACAATGACATTCCCAATCTTTTGCGGGGCCAAAAATGCGCTCGCAAAATAAGCCATCCATTTCTGGCTTGAGAGTCCGGTAATTAATCGTTTCTGGTTTGGTGACTTCACCTACTAATTGGCCATTGGGTAAGGTGCGTTCACCCCATTGCCGAATGCGTTCTGGTGATGCTAAGCCGATTTTTACGTAGTCAAACTGATTAGTTTGGGCTGATCTCATACTTAAAGTAAAAAGTAAAAAGTAAAAGCAAAGAGAAGGTCAAAAGGCAAAGTAAAAAAAGAGAAAAAATTCATTAGAAAAACTTTTATTCTTTTGCCTTTTGCCTTTTAACTTTTGACTTATTTATTCGTCGTCTTCCAATGATTCACGGGAAAGAGATTCGTAAGTAGGTCGTGGTGGTGTGCGTCTGGCGGCTTGGTCTGCCATTAAATCGACTTCTACGTCTAAAGAACTGCCATCTGCTTGGGTTTCTACTTTATGAACAGCAATATCTAATCCTAATGATTGCAGTTCTCGCATCAACACCTTAAAGGATTCCGGTGTTCCTGGTCGGGGAATTGCCTTACCTTTAACGATCGCATTTAATGCTTCATTTCGTCCCTGCATATCGTCGGATTTGACTGTCAGCAATTCCTGCAAGGTGTAAGCTGCACCAAAGGCTTCCAATGCCCACACTTCCATTTCTCCGAAGCGCTGACCACCTTGTTGAGCTTTACCACCAAGGGGTTGCTGAGTAACCAAGGAGTATGGGCCTGTAGACCGGGCGTGGATTTTATCATCCACCAAATGCACCAACTTCAGCATATAAGCTACGCCTACTGTGACTGGTCGGTCAAATGGTTCGCCGGTACGGCCATCAAACACCATGATTTTTCCAGGGTCATCTGGGTTATATACCCAATCTCTACCTGTTTCGTCCCTTGCTTCTTGCAATTTGCCATGCACAATACGGCGTGATGATTCTTCCCCATACATTTCATCAAAGGGAACTATCTTAAATCTCACGCCCAAGGTATGACCCGCCCAACCCAACAGACATTCAAATACTTGTCCCACATTCATCCGGCTGGGTACGCCCAAGGGGTTAAGCACAATG encodes:
- a CDS encoding DNA-directed RNA polymerase subunit gamma is translated as MRSAQTNQFDYVKIGLASPERIRQWGERTLPNGQLVGEVTKPETINYRTLKPEMDGLFCERIFGPAKDWECHCGKYKRVRHRGIVCERCGVEVTESRVRRHRMGYIKLAAPVAHVWYLKGIPSYIAILLDMPLRDVEQIVYFNSYVVLSPGNAETLTYKQLLSEDQWLEIEDQIYSEDSTLQGVEVGIGAEALLRLLADINLEQEAESLREEISTAKGQKRAKLIKRLRVIDNFIATGSKPEWMVMTVIPVIPPDLRPMVQLDGGRFATSDLNDLYRRVINRNNRLARLQEILAPEIIVRNEKRMLQEAVDALIDNGRRGRTVVGANNRPLKSLSDIIEGKQGRFRQNLLGKRVDYSGRSVIVVGPKLHIHQCGLPREMAIELFQPFVINRLIRSGMVNNIKAAKKLISRNDPSVWDVLEEVIEGHPVMLNRAPTLHRLGIQAFEPILVEGRAIQLHPLVCPAFNADFDGDQMAVHVPLSLESQAEARLLMLASNNILSPATGKPIITPSQDMVLGAYYLTAENPHATKGAGKYFASLEDVIMAFEQGQIDLHAYIYVRFDGELESDQPDTEPLEVTNNDDGTRTLMYKFRRVREDSQGNLISQYIRTTPGRVIYNNAIQEALAS